In Pirellulales bacterium, a single window of DNA contains:
- the leuS gene encoding leucine--tRNA ligase, whose amino-acid sequence MPRYNPATIEPKWQQYWREHGTFAAPRMPKGPKLYVLDMFPYPSGDGLHVGHPEGYTATDIVCRFQRMRGRSVLHPMGWDAFGLPAEQHAIRTGTPPRTTTEKNIATFRRQLQMLGFSYDWEREVSTTDTTYFRWTQWIFLKLFNSWFDVEQQKARPIDELPIPADVQAAGENKVRRYRDSERLAYQLEAPVNWCPALGTVLSNEEVHDGLSERGGHPVVRIPLRQWMLRITAYAERLEDDLKLVDWSEGIKALQRNWIGRSTGAEVDFYVGDAHAKDDAAARQATFVLWQQARAKSGFLRAPDEQALRVYTTRPDTLYGATYMVIAPEHPSVDRLTTAGQHPHVQAYREQAARKSDLDRTDLAKSKTGVFTGSYAINPVNAQPVPIWVADYVLMGYGTGAIMAVPAHDTRDFEFAKQFNLPIQAVVDPGSTAKFDRAAVLAGEVACPDEGTAINSGRYDGLSTKAFKKKIAEDLAAQGLGRAAVNYKLRDWLFSRQHFWGEPFPILHELGADGEPNGMIQALGEVDLPLDLPEMKHFKPHGRPEPPLEEAPTDWLYPVINGVKYKRETNTMPQWAGSCWYYLRFIDPKNQRALIDPELERAWMPVDLYVGGAEHAVLHLLYARFWHKFLYDLKIVTTSEPFMKLVNQGMILGEVEFSGWQDKEGNWVSAPTSAESEDVPHEANVTPARVPPSDVEKRGNDFVRKANPAIKLESRSYKMSKSRGNVVNPDAVVTEYGADSLRLYEMFMGPLEAVKPWSMEGVNGVRGFLDRVWRMITAERSETLELNPAIFADAPTPEQNRVLHRTIQGVTQDIERMFFNTAIAKMMEFTNFFLKQERRPRSAMQTLVLLLSPFAPHISEELWQLLGHKDSLAYVPWPEFDEAAIKEDTVEVPVQVNGKLRGRIVVAADADATATEAAARADVRIAELLAGKTVVKVIAVPGRLVNFVVK is encoded by the coding sequence ATGCCCCGCTACAACCCCGCGACGATCGAGCCCAAGTGGCAGCAATATTGGCGCGAGCACGGCACGTTCGCCGCGCCGCGCATGCCCAAGGGGCCCAAGCTGTACGTGCTCGATATGTTCCCCTACCCCAGCGGCGACGGGCTGCACGTCGGCCATCCCGAAGGGTACACGGCAACCGATATCGTCTGTCGATTTCAGCGCATGCGTGGGCGCAGCGTGCTGCACCCCATGGGCTGGGACGCCTTTGGTCTGCCCGCCGAACAGCACGCCATTCGCACCGGAACTCCGCCACGGACCACGACCGAAAAAAATATCGCCACCTTCCGCCGCCAGTTGCAAATGCTGGGATTCAGCTACGACTGGGAGCGCGAGGTCAGCACCACCGACACCACCTACTTCCGCTGGACGCAGTGGATCTTCCTGAAGCTCTTCAATTCGTGGTTCGACGTCGAACAACAAAAGGCCCGTCCGATCGACGAGCTGCCGATCCCGGCCGATGTGCAGGCCGCCGGCGAGAACAAAGTGCGCCGCTATCGCGATAGCGAGCGACTGGCCTATCAGCTCGAAGCCCCTGTGAACTGGTGCCCGGCCCTAGGAACGGTGCTCTCGAACGAAGAAGTCCACGACGGTCTGAGCGAGCGTGGTGGACACCCGGTCGTGCGGATTCCGTTGCGGCAATGGATGCTGCGGATCACGGCCTACGCCGAACGGTTGGAAGATGATCTCAAACTGGTCGACTGGTCCGAAGGGATCAAGGCGCTGCAACGCAATTGGATCGGCCGCAGCACGGGAGCCGAGGTCGATTTTTATGTCGGCGATGCGCACGCTAAGGACGATGCAGCTGCCCGGCAAGCGACGTTCGTCCTCTGGCAGCAAGCGCGGGCAAAGTCGGGTTTCTTGCGAGCACCGGACGAACAGGCCCTGCGCGTTTACACAACCCGCCCCGACACGCTGTACGGCGCCACGTATATGGTGATCGCGCCCGAGCATCCGAGCGTTGATCGTTTGACGACCGCGGGCCAACACCCCCACGTGCAAGCCTATCGCGAACAGGCAGCGCGCAAGAGCGATCTTGATCGAACCGATCTGGCAAAATCCAAAACCGGTGTCTTTACCGGCTCCTACGCCATTAACCCCGTCAACGCCCAGCCCGTGCCCATTTGGGTAGCCGACTATGTGCTGATGGGCTACGGCACCGGGGCCATTATGGCCGTGCCGGCACACGACACGCGCGATTTCGAGTTCGCCAAACAGTTCAACCTGCCGATCCAGGCCGTGGTCGATCCTGGCAGCACGGCTAAATTCGATCGTGCGGCGGTACTGGCAGGCGAAGTTGCTTGCCCAGACGAAGGAACCGCCATCAACTCGGGCCGGTACGACGGACTATCGACAAAAGCATTCAAAAAGAAGATCGCCGAGGATCTCGCGGCGCAGGGCCTGGGCCGTGCCGCGGTGAACTACAAGTTGCGCGATTGGCTGTTCAGCCGGCAGCACTTCTGGGGCGAGCCGTTTCCGATCCTGCACGAATTAGGAGCCGATGGCGAGCCGAACGGCATGATCCAGGCGCTGGGCGAGGTGGATCTACCGCTCGATTTGCCCGAGATGAAGCACTTCAAGCCGCACGGCCGCCCCGAGCCGCCGCTGGAAGAGGCGCCCACCGACTGGCTGTACCCGGTCATCAATGGCGTGAAGTACAAGCGCGAAACGAACACCATGCCGCAATGGGCCGGCTCGTGCTGGTATTACTTGCGGTTCATCGACCCGAAGAACCAGCGGGCGCTAATCGATCCGGAGTTGGAAAGGGCCTGGATGCCTGTCGACCTGTACGTCGGCGGCGCCGAACATGCCGTGTTGCACCTGCTCTATGCGCGGTTCTGGCACAAGTTCCTCTACGATCTGAAAATCGTCACCACGTCCGAACCATTCATGAAGCTGGTCAACCAGGGAATGATCCTGGGCGAGGTCGAATTCTCGGGCTGGCAAGATAAGGAAGGCAATTGGGTTTCCGCGCCAACCAGTGCTGAAAGTGAAGATGTCCCACACGAAGCAAACGTCACTCCCGCTCGCGTTCCGCCGTCGGATGTGGAAAAGCGTGGCAATGACTTCGTGCGGAAAGCCAACCCGGCGATCAAGCTCGAAAGCCGCTCGTACAAAATGTCGAAGAGTCGCGGCAACGTCGTGAATCCCGACGCGGTCGTCACGGAATACGGCGCCGATTCTCTGCGGCTGTACGAGATGTTCATGGGTCCGCTCGAAGCCGTGAAGCCCTGGAGCATGGAGGGTGTCAACGGCGTCCGCGGCTTTCTGGATCGCGTCTGGCGAATGATCACGGCCGAGCGCAGCGAGACGTTGGAATTGAATCCGGCGATCTTCGCCGATGCCCCCACGCCCGAGCAGAATCGTGTGCTGCATCGCACGATTCAGGGCGTCACGCAGGACATCGAGCGGATGTTCTTCAATACGGCCATCGCCAAGATGATGGAGTTCACCAACTTCTTCCTGAAGCAAGAGCGCCGGCCGCGATCGGCCATGCAAACGCTCGTCTTGCTGCTATCACCCTTCGCCCCGCACATATCCGAAGAATTGTGGCAACTGCTGGGCCATAAGGATTCGTTGGCCTACGTGCCCTGGCCGGAGTTCGACGAAGCGGCCATCAAGGAAGACACCGTCGAAGTACCGGTACAGGTCAATGGCAAGCTGCGCGGTCGCATCGTCGTGGCTGCGGACGCCGACGCCACGGCTACCGAAGCCGCGGCGCGCGCGGATGTGCGCATCGCCGAGCTACTGGCCGGTAAGACCGTGGTAAAAGTGATCGCGGTCCCAGGCCGGCTGGTGAACTTCGTCGTAAAGTAA